The following DNA comes from Marichromatium purpuratum 984.
CTGCCGCTGGCGCTGCTGCTCGCCCTCGCCGCCGCCCCGGCCGCAGCCGGGAGCCTCGGCGAGGCGCTCGGCGCCGCACTCGAACGCAGCGGCGAGCTGGCCCGTCCCCAGGCCATCACCGGCGAGCGCGACGCCCTCGCCCGCCAGGCCGCCAGCCCCTTCGCTGCCGATCCCGCACTGCGCCTGAGCTATCTCAGCGACCGCACCACCGAGGACGCCGGGGCCTACGAGGTCGAGACCATGGTCGACATGCCGCTGTGGCTGCCCGGACAGCGCGATGCGCGCCGCCGGGTCGCCGTCGCCGTCGGCGCTCAGGCCGGCAGCCTCGACCGGCGGCTGCGCTGGGAGATCGCCGGCGAGGTGCGCGAGAAGAGCTGGGCGGCGGCGATCGCCGCCGGACGGCGGCGTCAGGCCGAACAGGCGCTGGCCGACGCCCGCGCCCTGGAGGCGGCGATCGACAAGCGGGTCGGCGCCGGCGAACTGGCGCGGGTCGACCTGCTGGTCGCCCGCCAGCAGACGATCGAGCGCGAGGCCGAGCTGCGCGACGCGCGTCTCGGGCACGATCGCGCGCTCGCCGACTATCGCCAGCTCACCGGACTGCAGACGCTGCCCGAACCGCTGCGCGAGACCCCCGCCAGCGCCGACGCACTGCCCGCCGACCACCCGCTGCTCGAGGATGCCGACAGCGCCCTGGCGCTGGCCCGTGCCGAGCGCGAACAAGCCCAGCGCGAGCGGCGCGGCAACCCGGTGCTCAGTGTCGGCGGCAAGCGCGCCCGCGAGGTCCGCGGCGCCGACACCGCCGACTCGTTGCAACTCGAGATCAGCCTGCCCTTCGGGCTCGCCAGCCAGTCGGCCCCGGCCCTGGCCCGCGCCGAGCGCGGTTATACCGAGCGAGCCACCGATCTGCAGCGCGCCCGACTCGCCGCCGAGCGCACCCTGATCGCCGCCCAGCTCGCCCGCGAGGGCGCGGCCACCGCGCTCACCGTCGCCGAACGGCGTCACGCCCTCGCCCAGCAGGCGCTGCAGCTGGGACGACGCGCCTTCGATCTCGGCGAGCGCGACCTCACCGATCTGCTGCGCACCCAGGCCAGCGCCCGCGCCGCCAGTCTCGACCTGGCATTGCGCCGGCTGGAGCTGGGACGCGCCCAGGCCAGATTCAACCAGGCACTCGGAGTCATCCCGCAATGAACCCCTTCACCCGCTGTGCACTGGCGCCCCTGCTGCTGCTCCCGGCGCTTGCCCAGGCCGGCGCGCCGATCACCCTCGACGCGGCGGCACAGACCGCCTTCGGGATCGAGCTGGCCGCCCCCGAGGCGGTCGAGCACAGCCTCGGGCGGCGCTACCCGGCCGAGGTCCGCGTCCCCAACCCGCAGCTACGGGTGGTCGCCGCACGCCAGGGCGGCGTGCTCGAGCGTCTGGCCGTGGCCGAGGGCGACCGGGTCGCCGCCGGCGACCTGCTCGCCGAGCTGCGCAGCCCCGCGCTGGTCGACATCGAGCGTCAGTATCTCGAGGCGCTGATCCGTCTGGAGCTGGCCGAGGGTGAACTCGCCCGCGACCGCCAGCTCCATCGCGAGGGGGTGATCGCCGAGCGGCGGCTGCGCGAACGCGAGGCCACCCAGCGCGAACTCGCCACCCTGGTCGAGCAACAGCGTCAACTGCTGCGGCTCGCCGGCTTTGCCGAGACCGAACTCGCCGCGCTCGATCGCAGCCACACCCTCACCAGCACCCTCAGCGTGCGCGCGCCGATCGCCGGAGTGGTGCTCGAACAGCTGGTCGAGACCGGCGAGTCGGTGGCCCAGGCCACCCCGCTCTATCGCATCGGCCAACTCGATCCCCTGTGGCTGGAGATCCACGTGCCGCTCGACGAACTCGACGGCATCGCCCCCGGCACTCGGGTGCAGCTGCCGGCGCTGGCGCGCGAGGCGGTGGTCACCACCGTCGGCCGTCAGGTCCACGCACTCGACCAGGGCGTGCTGGTGCGTGCCGAGATCGGCGACGCCGGCACCGTGCTGCGCCCGGGACAGTTCATCGAGGTCCAGCTCGCCCGCGCCACCGGCGCCGGCTGGCGACTGCCGGCCGCGGCACTGGTGCGCGACGGTGACACCACCCTGGTGTTCGTCGCCCGCGACGGCGGCTTTGCGCCGCAGTCGGTCGAGCTGCTCGGCGCGACCGACGACCAGGTGGTGGTCGGCGGCGCGCTCGGCGCCGACGACCGCGTCGCGGTGACCGGCGTGATCGCGATCAAGGCCGCCTGGCAGGGAGGCGAGTGATGCTCGCGCGCCTGATCCAATTCGCGCTCACCCAGCGGCTGCTGATGCTGCTGGCGATGCTGGCGCTGATCGGCGGCGGCTGGCAGGCCATCCAGCAGACCCCGATCGATGCCTTCCCCGACGTCTCGACCACCCAGGTCAAGATTATCGTCAAGGCCCCGGGGATGACCCCCGAGGAGGTCGCCGAGCGCATCACCAGCCGTATCGAGGTGGAACTGCTCGGCATCCCCGACCAGACCATGCTGCGCTCGGTGGCCAAGTACGGCCTCACCGACATCACCATCGACTTCGCCGAGGGCACCGACATCTACTGGGCACGCCAGCAGGTCGCCGAGCGCCTCAACGGCGTCTGGGACGACCTGCCCACCGGGCTCTCCGGCGGCATCGCGCCGATGACCACGCCGCTGGGCGAGATGTTCATGTTCAGTATCGAGGGCGGCGACCTGTCGCTCGCCGAGCGCCGCGACCTGCTCGACTGGACCATCCGTCCGGCGCTGCGCTCGGTGCCCGGGGTGGCCGAGGTCAACGCCCTCGGCGGCTATGTCACCACCTTCGAGGTGGTCCCCGACAACGCCCGCATGGCCGCCCGCGGCATCCAGCTCGCCGACCTGCGCGCGGCGCTCGAGCGCAATAACCGCAACGATGGTGCCGGACGACTCGACGAGGGCGAGGAGACCCTGCTGGTGCGCAGCGAGGGGGCAATCCAGACCCTCGCCGACCTCGCCGCCGTGGTGGTGGTCGCCGACGCCCGCGAGCCGGTACGGGTGGCCGACATCGCCGAGGTCCGCCGCGCCGCGCTCACCCGCTATGGCGCGGTCACCCGCAACGGCGCCGGTGAGACCGTCGAGGGGCTGGTGCTGGGGCTGCGCGGGGCCAACGCGCGCACCCTGATCGAGGGCGTCCAGGCCAAGCTCGATGCCCTCGCCCCGGGGCTGCCCGAGGGGGTGCGGGTCGAGGTCTTCTACGATCGCGGCAAGCTCGTCGGACGCGCGGTGCACACCGTCTCCAAGGCGCTGATCGAGGCCACGGTGCTGGTGGTGGTGCTGCTGGTGCTGTTCCTCGGCGACCTGCGCGCGGCGCTCACCGTCGCCCTGGTGCTGCCGCTGGCCGCGCTCGGCACCTTCATCCTGATGCGTCAGTTCGGGCTCTCGGCCAACCTGATGTCGCTCGGCGGCCTGGCGATCGCCATCGGCATGCTGGTCGACGCCGCGGTGGTGGTGGTCGAGAACGTGGTCACCCAGCTCGCTCGTGGCGGCGGCGGTGGCCGGCTGCCGCGACTGCACCTGATCTATCGCGCGGTGCGCGAGGTCTCGGTGCCGGTCGCCTCGGGCATCCTCATCATCATCATCGTGTTCCTGCCGCTGCTCA
Coding sequences within:
- a CDS encoding TolC family protein, yielding MDTRRSPTRPLGILPLALLLALAAAPAAAGSLGEALGAALERSGELARPQAITGERDALARQAASPFAADPALRLSYLSDRTTEDAGAYEVETMVDMPLWLPGQRDARRRVAVAVGAQAGSLDRRLRWEIAGEVREKSWAAAIAAGRRRQAEQALADARALEAAIDKRVGAGELARVDLLVARQQTIEREAELRDARLGHDRALADYRQLTGLQTLPEPLRETPASADALPADHPLLEDADSALALARAEREQAQRERRGNPVLSVGGKRAREVRGADTADSLQLEISLPFGLASQSAPALARAERGYTERATDLQRARLAAERTLIAAQLAREGAATALTVAERRHALAQQALQLGRRAFDLGERDLTDLLRTQASARAASLDLALRRLELGRAQARFNQALGVIPQ
- a CDS encoding efflux RND transporter periplasmic adaptor subunit; the encoded protein is MNPFTRCALAPLLLLPALAQAGAPITLDAAAQTAFGIELAAPEAVEHSLGRRYPAEVRVPNPQLRVVAARQGGVLERLAVAEGDRVAAGDLLAELRSPALVDIERQYLEALIRLELAEGELARDRQLHREGVIAERRLREREATQRELATLVEQQRQLLRLAGFAETELAALDRSHTLTSTLSVRAPIAGVVLEQLVETGESVAQATPLYRIGQLDPLWLEIHVPLDELDGIAPGTRVQLPALAREAVVTTVGRQVHALDQGVLVRAEIGDAGTVLRPGQFIEVQLARATGAGWRLPAAALVRDGDTTLVFVARDGGFAPQSVELLGATDDQVVVGGALGADDRVAVTGVIAIKAAWQGGE